In Desulfobulbus oralis, one DNA window encodes the following:
- a CDS encoding histidine phosphatase family protein: protein MKGIWLLRHGALPPNPERRLTGARDIPLSAAGRAQVRALAQDFLPALEPEPAAVLCSDLGRCRETAALLLDGRQRGWPLHVEPDLREIGLGLWEGLTWAEVRDLWPGAFEARGLDMMNYVPPGGESFRMVQRRALHALARWRQRYPGGTLLLITHAGVMRALLARYFGLPLEAVWHIPGQCASRRFLPGW, encoded by the coding sequence GTGAAGGGCATTTGGCTGCTCAGACACGGCGCGCTGCCGCCCAATCCGGAGCGCCGCCTGACCGGCGCCCGGGATATCCCTCTGAGTGCGGCAGGCAGGGCGCAGGTACGGGCCCTGGCCCAGGATTTCCTGCCAGCCCTGGAGCCGGAGCCTGCGGCTGTTCTTTGCTCCGACCTGGGCCGCTGCCGGGAGACAGCGGCCCTCCTGCTGGATGGACGGCAGCGGGGCTGGCCCCTGCATGTGGAGCCCGATTTGCGCGAAATCGGCCTGGGCCTCTGGGAGGGCCTGACCTGGGCCGAGGTTCGCGATCTCTGGCCCGGCGCCTTTGAGGCCCGGGGCCTGGACATGATGAACTATGTGCCCCCGGGCGGCGAGAGTTTCCGCATGGTGCAGCGCCGCGCCCTGCACGCGCTGGCCCGCTGGCGGCAGCGCTACCCCGGGGGAACGCTGCTGCTGATTACCCATGCGGGCGTCATGCGGGCGCTGCTGGCCCGGTACTTCGGCCTGCCGCTCGAAGCAGTCTGGCATATTCCCGGACAGTGCGCCAGCCGCCGTTTCCTGCCGGGATGGTAG
- a CDS encoding DVU_1557 family redox protein encodes MSLGPSYEADHGQWICGRCGVPLESGGLPVFYLQSAFDVQLPRCPKCGLTLVPKSLAEGKMREVEATVEDK; translated from the coding sequence ATGAGCCTTGGACCGAGCTATGAGGCGGATCACGGCCAGTGGATTTGCGGGCGCTGCGGTGTGCCGCTGGAATCGGGCGGACTGCCGGTCTTCTATCTCCAGAGCGCCTTTGACGTGCAACTGCCGCGCTGCCCCAAATGCGGCCTGACCCTGGTGCCGAAAAGTCTGGCCGAAGGCAAGATGAGGGAAGTGGAGGCTACGGTGGAAGACAAGTGA
- the trsM gene encoding DVU_1556 family methyltransferase encodes MSALWEQPGFRAVAGNAWRPGGLKLTEAALDWCEAAALLQPGPESLVVDCGAGAGASLRLLAARGYRALGLDRQAGEDEWPELPAAAALIRADCCSMPLASNCARLALFECVLSLVARPEIALQEARRILRAGALLVASDVTWRAGALAVPDADAGSSCLAGARSVAAWQALFTGAGFRILRYENHDRALVELAAQMIWHGVGGLCACGAMQRRHGYGLWIVQKER; translated from the coding sequence GTGAGCGCCCTTTGGGAACAACCAGGTTTTCGGGCCGTGGCCGGCAATGCCTGGCGGCCCGGGGGTCTCAAGCTCACAGAGGCGGCACTGGACTGGTGTGAGGCGGCGGCGTTGTTGCAGCCCGGACCGGAATCCCTGGTTGTGGACTGTGGCGCGGGCGCGGGTGCGAGCCTGCGGCTCCTGGCGGCACGCGGCTACCGGGCCCTGGGACTGGACAGGCAGGCCGGAGAGGATGAATGGCCAGAGCTGCCGGCAGCTGCGGCGCTCATCCGGGCGGATTGTTGCAGCATGCCGCTGGCCTCCAACTGCGCCCGGCTGGCGCTTTTTGAATGCGTCCTTTCTTTGGTGGCAAGGCCGGAGATCGCCCTGCAGGAGGCGCGGCGGATCTTGCGGGCCGGCGCTTTGCTTGTGGCAAGCGATGTGACCTGGCGGGCTGGCGCCCTGGCTGTGCCCGATGCCGACGCTGGCTCGTCCTGCCTGGCCGGAGCGCGATCGGTTGCCGCATGGCAGGCGCTTTTTACCGGAGCCGGTTTCCGGATTCTGCGCTATGAAAATCATGACCGGGCCCTGGTGGAACTGGCGGCGCAGATGATCTGGCACGGTGTAGGCGGGCTTTGCGCCTGCGGCGCCATGCAGCGCCGCCATGGCTATGGGTTGTGGATAGTCCAGAAGGAGCGATGA
- a CDS encoding pyridine nucleotide-disulfide oxidoreductase/dicluster-binding protein, whose amino-acid sequence MLLDQESLHRVESHCTQESPPRCRAACPFDLDVRAFMARMAEGRPGEARKVLERHVPLPGIMACICDHPCENVCLRRDLGGSIAIHGLELACMSADVAPGRTLPLPPKRFRMAIVGAGLAGLTAAWDLGRKSYPVTLFHGGALESAILAQYPGLGRPEGLRDFLAQDLERLGRQNVRFVEAELCPALVERAAAEYDAVLVDACSGLAPEEGAVDAETLLWHGNVCCAGWLGRSATGNAFASASGQAGQGRRAAQTLTRITGGTSLTAAREKAAGTLHTDVSGIAAAPRIEPAAGAAGEPLYTPEEAAAEAGRCLQCECMICVRQCVYMQKYKGYPRFFARQIFNNATIVQGIHTANALINGCTLCGQCEELCPENFSMSELCLSAREDMVARGFMPPSAHEFALEDMESASGPECSLIVPDSTTAAPAWLFFPGCQLAASPGAQVAALYGWLRERLNQGKSPGLALMLSCCGMPAHWAGRARIFREHSAKLRASWEELGRPRIITACASCLSALGEALPEARPLSLWEVLDGLDIASLQGLLPQNGSKLPATFSIQDPCTVRHNEPWLRAVRSLATKCGARVAEPLLTGAATACCGYGGLVWCSQPELARAMAEHRAAQLEHPGLASCIMCRDRMAASGKACWHILDLLLPGGAGAGTEQGPGLSARRANRAALRRQLLARYGGGAQDPGEAAAAELARVQVPDDMLPSLEERHILLDDVRGAVLAAEASGHRFQDRESGHWLGSWRPRKVTFWVEYEKRDAGFVVLDAWCHRMIVPGAGGQEADEVIRSNQVTTDGRREERV is encoded by the coding sequence ATGTTGCTGGATCAGGAGAGCCTGCACAGAGTAGAATCCCACTGTACCCAGGAAAGCCCGCCGCGCTGTCGAGCGGCCTGTCCCTTTGACCTCGATGTGCGCGCCTTTATGGCCCGCATGGCCGAGGGCAGGCCCGGAGAGGCCCGTAAGGTGCTGGAGCGCCACGTGCCCCTGCCGGGCATTATGGCCTGCATCTGTGATCATCCCTGCGAAAATGTCTGCCTGCGCCGGGACCTGGGCGGCAGCATCGCCATCCATGGTCTGGAACTGGCCTGCATGTCGGCAGACGTCGCCCCGGGCCGGACCCTGCCCCTGCCGCCCAAGCGCTTCCGCATGGCGATTGTCGGCGCGGGCCTGGCGGGATTGACCGCAGCCTGGGACCTGGGCCGGAAATCCTATCCTGTGACGCTCTTCCATGGCGGTGCGCTGGAGAGCGCCATATTGGCCCAGTATCCCGGACTGGGCCGGCCTGAAGGTCTCAGGGATTTTCTGGCCCAGGATCTGGAAAGGCTGGGCCGCCAGAACGTGCGCTTTGTCGAGGCGGAGCTGTGCCCCGCGCTTGTGGAACGAGCCGCCGCCGAATACGATGCCGTTTTGGTGGATGCCTGCTCCGGACTCGCTCCGGAAGAAGGAGCGGTGGATGCCGAAACCCTGCTCTGGCACGGCAATGTGTGCTGCGCAGGCTGGCTGGGCCGAAGCGCCACGGGCAATGCCTTTGCCTCCGCCTCCGGGCAGGCCGGTCAGGGCAGGCGCGCGGCCCAGACCCTGACACGCATCACGGGGGGGACTTCCCTGACCGCTGCCCGCGAAAAGGCTGCAGGCACCCTGCACACCGATGTGAGCGGCATTGCGGCCGCTCCCCGCATCGAACCGGCCGCCGGGGCGGCGGGCGAGCCGCTGTACACGCCGGAGGAGGCCGCCGCCGAGGCGGGCCGCTGTCTCCAGTGCGAGTGCATGATCTGCGTGCGGCAGTGCGTGTACATGCAGAAGTACAAGGGGTATCCGCGTTTCTTTGCCCGGCAGATCTTCAACAACGCGACCATCGTGCAGGGTATTCACACGGCCAATGCACTCATCAACGGCTGTACCCTGTGCGGCCAGTGCGAGGAACTCTGCCCCGAAAATTTCTCCATGTCCGAACTCTGCCTCTCCGCGCGGGAAGACATGGTGGCGCGCGGCTTTATGCCGCCTTCGGCCCATGAGTTCGCGCTGGAAGACATGGAAAGCGCCTCCGGGCCCGAATGCAGCCTGATCGTGCCAGACAGCACGACGGCTGCACCTGCCTGGCTCTTCTTTCCGGGCTGCCAGCTTGCCGCCTCGCCGGGGGCGCAGGTGGCCGCCCTCTATGGCTGGCTGCGGGAACGGCTGAACCAGGGCAAGAGCCCAGGTCTGGCCCTCATGCTTTCCTGCTGCGGCATGCCGGCGCACTGGGCGGGCCGGGCGCGCATCTTTCGCGAGCACAGCGCCAAACTGCGTGCCTCCTGGGAAGAACTGGGCCGGCCCCGCATCATCACTGCCTGTGCCTCCTGTCTGAGCGCCCTGGGCGAGGCCCTGCCCGAAGCCCGGCCCCTTTCGCTTTGGGAGGTGCTGGACGGACTGGACATTGCCTCTTTGCAAGGGCTTTTGCCGCAAAACGGCTCGAAGCTGCCCGCTACCTTTTCCATTCAGGATCCCTGCACGGTCCGCCATAACGAGCCGTGGCTCAGAGCCGTGCGCAGTCTGGCGACCAAATGCGGGGCCCGGGTGGCGGAGCCGCTGCTCACGGGCGCCGCGACGGCCTGTTGCGGCTATGGCGGCCTGGTGTGGTGCAGTCAGCCGGAACTGGCCAGGGCTATGGCCGAGCACCGTGCCGCCCAGCTCGAACATCCGGGTTTGGCCTCCTGCATCATGTGCCGCGACCGTATGGCGGCGAGCGGCAAGGCATGCTGGCATATTCTGGATCTGCTTCTGCCCGGCGGCGCAGGCGCGGGCACGGAGCAGGGCCCGGGGCTTTCGGCCCGGCGCGCCAACCGGGCGGCCCTGCGGCGGCAACTGCTTGCGCGCTACGGCGGAGGCGCCCAGGATCCGGGGGAGGCCGCTGCCGCCGAACTGGCACGGGTGCAGGTGCCGGATGACATGCTGCCCAGCCTGGAAGAGCGGCATATCCTGCTGGACGACGTCCGTGGCGCAGTGCTGGCCGCCGAGGCCAGCGGTCACCGCTTTCAGGACAGGGAAAGCGGCCACTGGCTCGGCTCCTGGCGGCCGCGGAAGGTGACCTTCTGGGTCGAGTATGAAAAAAGGGACGCGGGTTTTGTGGTGCTGGATGCCTGGTGTCACCGCATGATCGTGCCGGGAGCCGGCGGGCAGGAGGCCGATGAGGTCATCCGGAGCAATCAGGTCACCACTGACGGCCGGCGGGAGGAACGGGTATGA
- a CDS encoding radical SAM protein, with amino-acid sequence MKAAELVRKAVRSCRAGQLLDRETLVELLDIAPDSEGALLLRQAAHAEALRITGGRGYLWGALGLDNAPCRMSCRFCSLGEKWRLVRQPKVYDDAEVLRVFQHYAEAGVHYLVLRTTEFFSIEHLCRLLAAIRGLVPKSCELALNTGEFDLQTAERIAAAGGSCVYHTLRLREGTDTAFDPQTRLATMRAVQASPLRLAAMVEPIGPEHGNGEIATSFLGLVREGAEISGLMARVPVPGTPLGDTQMLAPERIAQITAALRLAGSGHTPDICVHPTTDLTLSSGANVAIIDMGAIPRDTVPADKAWRDYDCERAAEALQRAGWHQCQ; translated from the coding sequence GTGAAGGCGGCGGAACTCGTCCGGAAGGCTGTCCGCTCCTGCCGGGCAGGACAGTTGCTGGACAGGGAAACACTCGTGGAGCTTCTGGACATTGCGCCGGATTCCGAAGGGGCTCTGTTGCTGCGTCAGGCCGCCCACGCCGAGGCGCTGCGCATCACCGGCGGCAGAGGCTATCTCTGGGGTGCACTGGGCCTGGACAATGCGCCTTGCCGGATGAGCTGCCGCTTCTGCTCCCTGGGCGAAAAGTGGCGGCTTGTGCGGCAGCCCAAGGTTTATGACGATGCCGAAGTGTTGCGCGTCTTCCAGCACTATGCAGAGGCAGGCGTCCACTATCTGGTCCTGCGCACCACGGAATTTTTCAGCATCGAGCATCTGTGCAGGCTGCTTGCGGCAATCCGTGGGCTTGTGCCCAAGAGCTGCGAACTGGCGCTGAATACCGGCGAATTCGATCTCCAGACAGCGGAAAGGATAGCGGCTGCCGGGGGCTCCTGCGTGTACCATACCCTCCGGCTTCGGGAAGGCACGGACACGGCCTTTGATCCGCAAACTCGGCTGGCGACGATGCGCGCCGTGCAGGCCTCGCCGCTGCGCCTTGCCGCCATGGTTGAACCCATCGGTCCGGAGCACGGGAACGGGGAAATCGCCACTTCCTTTCTGGGGCTGGTCCGGGAAGGAGCGGAAATCTCCGGCCTGATGGCCCGGGTGCCCGTGCCCGGGACGCCGCTGGGCGACACGCAGATGCTTGCGCCCGAACGCATCGCCCAGATCACCGCGGCCCTGCGTCTGGCGGGAAGCGGTCATACCCCCGACATCTGTGTGCACCCGACCACTGACCTGACGCTGAGCTCGGGCGCGAACGTGGCCATTATTGACATGGGCGCCATTCCCCGCGACACGGTGCCGGCGGACAAGGCCTGGCGCGATTATGACTGCGAACGTGCGGCGGAAGCGCTGCAACGGGCTGGCTGGCATCAGTGTCAGTGA
- a CDS encoding DVU_1553 family AMP-dependent CoA ligase, giving the protein MKLSACAPSCPLDACLAAACGAAGAVDWPARLAGLQAELLRRTLARARRSRFYRRQLAAYDLNLATPAGLSALPFTRPEALQRPEDFLAVSLNEVERMVTLRSSGTTGPPKRLAFSAGDLAQTRNFFAVGMGMLVRAGERLAVLLPGAERPDGVADLLRQGLSAAGVFVLNPPPEFLREGEGLRLARWLLDEGPHALVAAPTQLARLLAFFPQAAPPGLAGILTSTEPLGAELRQRLERVWACLVLDHYGLTETCYGCALECPAHDGYHLRWLDVVVEIVDMDGDTVLPPGEVGEVVLTTLREAMPLIRYRTGDVASLLPGPCACGSPLKRLGPVLGRIARGPDGRAHIVQPEKGTARQVHRESL; this is encoded by the coding sequence GTGAAGCTGTCCGCCTGCGCCCCGTCCTGCCCGCTGGACGCATGCCTGGCTGCGGCATGCGGAGCCGCAGGCGCTGTGGATTGGCCTGCCCGTCTGGCCGGGCTGCAGGCCGAACTGCTGCGCCGGACCCTGGCCAGGGCACGGCGTTCCCGTTTTTACCGCCGGCAGCTCGCCGCGTATGATCTGAATCTGGCCACGCCCGCCGGGCTGAGCGCCCTGCCCTTCACCCGGCCCGAAGCGCTGCAGCGGCCCGAGGATTTCCTGGCGGTCTCCCTGAACGAAGTGGAGCGCATGGTGACGCTGCGTAGCTCCGGCACCACCGGACCGCCCAAAAGACTGGCCTTCAGCGCCGGCGATCTGGCCCAGACCCGGAATTTTTTTGCCGTGGGCATGGGCATGCTGGTGCGTGCCGGCGAAAGGCTGGCGGTGCTGCTGCCTGGAGCGGAACGGCCCGATGGCGTGGCCGACCTGCTCCGGCAGGGACTGAGCGCTGCGGGCGTGTTTGTGCTGAACCCGCCGCCGGAGTTCCTGCGGGAAGGGGAGGGCCTGCGGCTGGCCCGCTGGCTGCTGGACGAAGGCCCCCATGCCCTGGTGGCGGCCCCGACCCAGTTGGCGCGGCTGCTGGCCTTTTTTCCCCAGGCCGCGCCGCCGGGTCTTGCAGGAATACTGACCAGCACCGAGCCCCTGGGTGCTGAACTGCGACAGCGCCTGGAACGCGTCTGGGCCTGTCTGGTGCTGGATCACTACGGCCTGACCGAAACCTGCTACGGCTGCGCGCTGGAATGCCCGGCCCATGATGGCTATCATCTGCGCTGGCTGGATGTGGTGGTGGAGATCGTGGACATGGACGGAGACACGGTGCTGCCGCCGGGCGAGGTGGGCGAGGTGGTGCTGACCACCCTGCGCGAGGCCATGCCGCTGATCCGTTATCGTACAGGCGATGTCGCCAGCCTGCTGCCCGGCCCCTGCGCCTGCGGCAGTCCCCTGAAGCGGCTGGGGCCGGTCTTGGGCCGTATTGCCCGCGGCCCGGACGGCAGGGCGCACATCGTGCAGCCGGAGAAGGGCACTGCCAGACAAGTCCATCGAGAGAGCTTATGA
- a CDS encoding DVU_1555 family C-GCAxxG-C-C protein has protein sequence MNPVMMALMPWVRQGYCCGQLLTLLMLQAMERENPDLVCAAGGLCHGLGHSDGPCGLLTSGAMALALAAGTAQDGVSPHPMRTPVIHEYATWFYERVASYGGLRCSQIARGLGAGTGQQGEEPNPVACGELLAECWEKMLELVQNYELDLSRET, from the coding sequence ATGAATCCAGTGATGATGGCACTTATGCCCTGGGTGCGTCAGGGTTACTGTTGCGGTCAACTGCTGACCCTCCTCATGCTGCAGGCCATGGAGCGTGAGAACCCGGATCTGGTGTGCGCGGCCGGGGGGCTGTGCCACGGCCTGGGCCATTCCGACGGCCCCTGCGGCCTGCTGACCAGCGGGGCCATGGCCCTGGCCCTGGCTGCGGGCACGGCCCAGGACGGGGTCAGCCCCCATCCCATGCGGACGCCGGTGATCCACGAATATGCCACCTGGTTCTACGAGCGGGTGGCATCCTATGGCGGCCTGCGATGCTCTCAGATCGCCCGTGGCCTGGGCGCCGGCACGGGGCAGCAGGGCGAAGAGCCCAACCCGGTGGCCTGCGGCGAGCTGCTGGCCGAATGCTGGGAAAAGATGCTGGAACTGGTGCAGAACTACGAACTGGATTTGAGCAGGGAGACCTGA
- a CDS encoding ABC transporter permease subunit (The N-terminal region of this protein, as described by TIGR01726, is a three transmembrane segment that identifies a subfamily of ABC transporter permease subunits, which specificities that include histidine, arginine, glutamine, glutamate, L-cystine (sic), the opines (in Agrobacterium) octopine and nopaline, etc.) — protein sequence MIDPAASFAEAARYLPALLFGLKGDLAGGLALNILLALLALPASLLLGVILGCFRVFSLRFLAPFAMAYTELVKSVPLVLMLFWMHYALPLFLGVRSLPPGLTAVAALTVYGTAQVAEVFRSGVKAVGAAQMEAALLAGMPRRTAARVILAPQVMHTMIPALLAVMVSLFKDSSVVFVLGLIELTQTGILLANRYPATLIAMYCFIALGFMAFSGLLTWLARRLRLRLARRYGQDGLEAAQSF from the coding sequence ATGATTGACCCGGCCGCATCCTTTGCCGAAGCCGCCCGCTACCTGCCCGCCTTGCTCTTTGGCCTGAAGGGCGACCTTGCGGGCGGTCTGGCCCTGAATATCCTGCTGGCGCTGCTGGCGCTGCCTGCCTCCCTCCTCCTTGGGGTGATTCTGGGCTGTTTTCGGGTCTTTTCGCTGCGCTTTTTGGCTCCGTTCGCCATGGCCTATACCGAGCTGGTCAAAAGCGTTCCGCTGGTGCTCATGCTGTTCTGGATGCACTATGCCTTGCCCCTTTTTCTGGGTGTCCGCTCGTTGCCGCCGGGACTGACCGCAGTGGCCGCGCTCACGGTGTACGGGACAGCGCAGGTGGCCGAGGTGTTCAGAAGCGGCGTCAAGGCGGTGGGCGCCGCCCAAATGGAGGCTGCGCTTCTGGCCGGCATGCCCAGGCGCACCGCGGCCCGGGTCATCCTCGCGCCGCAGGTCATGCACACCATGATTCCCGCCCTGCTTGCCGTCATGGTGTCGCTCTTCAAAGACTCGTCCGTGGTCTTCGTGCTTGGCTTGATAGAACTGACGCAAACCGGCATCTTGCTCGCCAATCGCTACCCGGCCACCCTGATTGCCATGTACTGTTTCATTGCCCTGGGCTTTATGGCCTTTTCCGGTCTCCTGACCTGGCTGGCCAGGCGTCTGCGCCTGCGGCTCGCGCGCCGATACGGGCAGGACGGGCTGGAAGCGGCGCAAAGCTTCTGA
- a CDS encoding DVU_1551 family NTP transferase: MNISVVILAAGQSLRMGRVKALLPLPLGPSGADCSALEGLARLFRGQGLTDIVVVSGYHAEAVEAEARRLDLETVRNPAPERGMFSSVCTGLSAFANRAAQGDTEALVVTPVDVPLLRPLTLMTLQAEAEKDRARSGSGAPVLIPLFSGREGHPPLIPAAYIRRILAHNGREGLRGALATLPRRVLSVADAMILEDMDRPEDYKRLQRLAPERGVLSPEEAWVLLRQRDVLPKILRHSEAVGQVAARFAERLVARREAEGRPAACDPRLAQAGGLLHDICKGLPRHELAGGELLDSLGLPRMARIVRDHLDLELPDDMPLSERELVCLADKYCAGDRLVPLERRYEEKMRHFADDKAVQAAILGRMARAQKLAERVARECACAPFAMAREVLTPAREPDRRA, from the coding sequence ATGAATATATCTGTTGTTATTCTTGCAGCCGGTCAGTCGCTGCGCATGGGGCGGGTCAAGGCCCTCCTGCCCCTGCCGCTGGGCCCCTCCGGTGCGGACTGCTCCGCACTGGAGGGGCTGGCGCGCCTTTTTCGTGGTCAGGGCCTTACCGATATCGTGGTGGTCAGCGGCTATCATGCGGAGGCAGTGGAGGCTGAGGCCAGGCGACTGGATCTCGAGACAGTGCGCAATCCGGCTCCCGAGAGGGGCATGTTTTCCTCGGTGTGCACCGGCCTTTCGGCCTTTGCGAACAGAGCGGCACAGGGCGACACGGAGGCGCTTGTCGTCACGCCTGTGGATGTGCCGCTGCTGCGGCCGCTCACGCTCATGACCCTGCAGGCGGAGGCGGAGAAAGATCGGGCCCGGAGCGGCAGTGGCGCGCCGGTGCTCATCCCGCTTTTTTCAGGCAGGGAAGGCCACCCGCCCCTGATTCCAGCGGCCTACATCCGGCGCATTCTGGCCCACAACGGCCGGGAGGGCCTGCGCGGCGCCCTTGCGACCCTGCCCCGGCGGGTGCTTTCGGTGGCGGATGCCATGATTCTGGAGGACATGGACAGGCCCGAAGACTACAAGCGCCTGCAAAGGCTGGCTCCCGAGCGGGGGGTGCTGAGCCCCGAGGAGGCCTGGGTGCTGCTGCGGCAGCGGGATGTGCTGCCGAAAATTCTGCGCCACTCCGAGGCGGTGGGGCAGGTGGCCGCCCGTTTTGCGGAGCGGCTGGTCGCCAGGCGCGAGGCAGAGGGCCGACCCGCTGCATGCGACCCCAGGCTGGCACAGGCCGGCGGTCTGTTGCACGACATCTGCAAGGGCCTGCCCCGTCACGAGCTGGCGGGCGGCGAACTGCTGGACAGTCTGGGCCTGCCCCGTATGGCCAGGATTGTGCGCGACCACCTGGATTTGGAACTGCCGGATGACATGCCGCTGAGCGAACGGGAACTGGTCTGTCTGGCGGACAAGTACTGCGCGGGCGACAGGCTGGTGCCGCTGGAGCGGCGCTATGAGGAGAAGATGCGGCACTTTGCGGACGACAAAGCGGTGCAGGCCGCCATCCTGGGCCGTATGGCCCGGGCGCAGAAGCTGGCGGAGCGGGTGGCCAGGGAATGCGCTTGCGCGCCTTTTGCCATGGCCAGAGAGGTTTTGACTCCTGCCAGAGAGCCGGACCGGCGCGCGTGA
- the trsS gene encoding radical SAM (seleno)protein TrsS, with product MLRRTQSLCPLCLRRLDAFYAHSADGRTVELCKSCPEHGQFRVAVWQEPEANIPSAPAFADWTRPKSPSYPQHPATELEDGCPFDCGLCPVHGQHTCTGLIEVTLRCNMACPLCYASAGTASSPSDPALADIGQRLDALKRASGACNVQISGGEPTVRDDLPGIVDMVRQRGFGLVQLNTNGLRLAEEADYAATLADAGLESVYLQWDAVGDAAFRMLRGRDCLAFKRRALANCARAGLGVVLVATVVRGVNDHELGALLRLALELGPAVRGLHLQPAAFFGRYPWPLAEAPRLTLAEIMNALARQAPELVRPEHLRPPACEHELCSFNAAYRRVDGTGKPGLAWLHQGGSCCDAARPLQRLVPPLPTAAEGSRAARRFVALHWRGQRGPAPADGAGDAFDRFLAQEGVARHFTLSGMAFQDALSLDLDRVRGCCIHVVRPAGRLIPFCLHNLTAAGGTRLYPL from the coding sequence ATGCTGCGCCGCACCCAGAGCCTCTGCCCGCTTTGTCTGCGGCGGCTGGATGCCTTTTACGCCCATTCGGCTGATGGCAGGACAGTGGAACTGTGCAAAAGCTGTCCGGAGCACGGCCAATTCCGGGTGGCGGTGTGGCAGGAGCCGGAGGCGAATATTCCTTCGGCCCCGGCCTTTGCAGACTGGACGCGGCCCAAAAGTCCTTCCTATCCGCAACACCCGGCCACCGAACTCGAGGATGGCTGTCCCTTCGACTGCGGTCTCTGCCCGGTGCACGGCCAGCACACCTGTACGGGCCTGATTGAAGTCACCCTGCGCTGCAACATGGCCTGTCCGCTTTGCTATGCCTCAGCGGGTACGGCCAGTTCCCCCTCCGACCCGGCGCTGGCAGACATCGGTCAGCGGCTGGATGCCCTGAAACGGGCCTCCGGCGCCTGCAATGTCCAGATCTCCGGCGGTGAACCCACGGTACGGGACGATCTGCCCGGGATTGTGGATATGGTGCGGCAGCGCGGCTTTGGCCTGGTGCAACTCAACACCAACGGCCTGCGTCTGGCAGAGGAGGCGGACTATGCCGCCACCCTGGCGGATGCGGGGCTGGAGTCGGTGTATTTGCAGTGGGATGCGGTCGGCGATGCGGCTTTCCGCATGCTGCGGGGCCGGGATTGCCTGGCTTTCAAGCGCCGGGCGCTGGCCAACTGTGCCCGTGCGGGTTTGGGCGTGGTGCTGGTGGCCACCGTGGTGCGGGGCGTGAATGACCACGAATTGGGCGCCCTGCTGCGTCTGGCCCTGGAGCTTGGCCCCGCGGTGCGGGGCCTGCACCTGCAGCCGGCGGCCTTTTTTGGCCGCTATCCGTGGCCGCTTGCCGAAGCGCCGCGTCTGACCCTGGCGGAGATCATGAACGCGCTGGCCCGGCAGGCCCCGGAACTGGTGCGGCCGGAGCATCTGCGGCCGCCGGCCTGCGAACACGAACTATGCTCCTTCAATGCCGCCTACCGCCGCGTGGACGGTACGGGCAAGCCGGGTCTGGCCTGGCTGCATCAGGGCGGCTCCTGCTGTGATGCGGCCCGGCCCCTGCAGCGGCTCGTTCCGCCACTGCCCACGGCGGCCGAGGGTTCGCGTGCGGCCAGGCGCTTTGTGGCGCTCCACTGGAGGGGACAGCGCGGGCCGGCCCCGGCCGACGGGGCTGGGGACGCCTTTGACCGTTTTCTGGCCCAGGAAGGCGTAGCGCGGCATTTCACCCTCTCCGGCATGGCCTTTCAGGACGCGCTCAGCCTGGACCTGGACCGGGTGCGGGGCTGCTGCATCCATGTGGTCCGGCCGGCCGGACGGCTCATTCCCTTCTGCCTGCACAACCTCACCGCTGCGGGCGGCACCCGCCTCTACCCGCTGTGA
- a CDS encoding C-GCAxxG-C-C family protein, which yields MQKTQEEILDDFARGRECAEQVCMMLAGRLGDDADTLRRSAVAFGSGMGCAETCGCITAAMLILGARYAARAGSDDATVMDAGLVLADKREAFLKRFLAAHGGALTCKTLLGHDIFAPGGRAAAIQEGKFASVCAPLVNATAAELAKLL from the coding sequence ATGCAAAAGACTCAGGAGGAAATCCTGGACGATTTCGCCCGGGGCCGGGAATGCGCGGAGCAGGTGTGCATGATGCTGGCAGGGCGCCTTGGGGACGATGCGGACACGCTGCGGCGCTCCGCCGTGGCCTTTGGTTCGGGCATGGGCTGCGCCGAAACCTGCGGCTGCATCACCGCTGCCATGCTGATTCTGGGGGCGCGCTATGCCGCCAGGGCGGGCAGCGATGACGCGACGGTCATGGATGCCGGCCTCGTTCTGGCGGACAAGCGGGAGGCCTTCCTGAAGCGCTTTCTGGCTGCCCACGGCGGCGCGCTCACCTGCAAGACCTTGCTCGGGCACGACATCTTTGCGCCGGGCGGACGGGCTGCGGCCATACAGGAGGGCAAGTTCGCAAGTGTCTGCGCGCCGCTTGTGAACGCAACCGCCGCCGAATTGGCGAAGCTCCTGTGA